The following coding sequences lie in one Sphingobium sp. KCTC 72723 genomic window:
- a CDS encoding response regulator has translation MAKRVLVVEDNELNLKLFCDLLRAHGHEVLPLRDGRDVLAQARDFLPDLVITDIHLPHVSGLDLIISLKADDRLSAVPIMAVTAYAGKGDEDRIREAGAQAYVSKPISVLRFVEQVNALL, from the coding sequence GTGGCAAAGCGCGTGCTCGTTGTCGAGGACAACGAACTCAATCTCAAACTTTTTTGCGACCTGCTGCGCGCCCACGGGCATGAGGTGCTGCCGCTGCGTGACGGGCGCGACGTGCTGGCGCAGGCGCGCGACTTCCTGCCCGACCTTGTCATTACCGACATCCACCTGCCCCATGTCAGTGGCCTGGACCTCATCATTTCCCTGAAAGCCGACGATCGCCTGTCCGCCGTCCCGATCATGGCCGTCACCGCCTATGCGGGGAAGGGGGATGAGGACCGGATTCGCGAAGCCGGCGCGCAGGCCTATGTGTCGAAACCCATTTCGGTGCTGCGTTTCGTGGAGCAGGTAAACGCGCTGCTCTGA
- a CDS encoding DUF3572 domain-containing protein, with protein sequence MRPDTHNGKTDSGTDAMTLALMALGWILADGPRAERLLALTGMDADSLRDGIEQPAILGAMLGFLADHEPDLIACADAIGSTPAGLIAAKERLSA encoded by the coding sequence ATGCGACCCGACACCCATAATGGCAAGACAGATAGCGGGACGGACGCCATGACTTTGGCGCTGATGGCGCTGGGGTGGATATTGGCCGACGGGCCAAGGGCCGAGCGTTTGCTGGCGCTGACCGGCATGGATGCCGACAGTTTGCGCGACGGGATAGAGCAGCCTGCGATATTGGGGGCGATGTTGGGCTTTCTGGCCGATCATGAGCCAGACCTGATTGCGTGTGCCGACGCAATCGGCAGCACGCCCGCCGGGTTGATCGCCGCAAAGGAGAGATTGAGCGCATGA